The Streptomyces taklimakanensis nucleotide sequence CACTTGCCGCCCTGGACGTTGCCGAAGGAGTAGTTGATGTGGGTCAGCTTCTCGGCGGAGCCGGAGGTGACGATGTCCTTCACGTGGTAGTTGCGGCCGTAGATGCCCCACTCGGTGAAGTAGCCCAGGTTGATGTGCTCCCCGGGCTCGCCTCCGCCGTCGCCGCCGGAGGTCCTGACGGTGACGGCGCCGCTCGCCGGGCCGGTCTGGCCGGCGGTGTCGCGCGCCACCACCGAGTAGGTGTAGGAGGTGCCCGCCGTCAGCCCGGTGTCGGTGTACGTGGTGCCGGTGACGGTGGCGACCGTGGCGCCGTTGCGGCGGACGTCGTAGTCCTTGACGCCCTTGTCGTCGGTCGCGGCGCCCCAGCTCAGCTTGGCCGAGGTGTCGGTGATGTCGCTCGCCGTGGGGGTGCCGGGGGCGGAGGGCGGCGCGTCGTCGGGGGTGCCGCCGCCGGAACCGTCACAGGGGCGCCCGTTGAGGGTGCAGTTCGAGGGGGAGCCGCCGCCGGTTCCGTTGAAGCCGAAGCTGACGGTGGCGCCGGGGGTGAGGGTGCCGTTCCAGCCCCGGTCCTTGGCGGTGTGGGTGTTGCCGGATTTGGTGACGGTGGCGTCCCAGGCGGAACCGACCGTGGTGCCGGTGGGGAAGTCCCACTTCAGCGTCCAACCGTTGATGGTGGTGTCACCGGTGTTCTTGATCGTCCACTTGCCCTCGAAACCGCTGCCCCAGTCCGAGACTCTGGAGAAGGTGGCGGTCGCCTCCTCCGCCGCCTGGGCCGGGGAGGCCAGGGCGACCATGGCGCCGAGGGGCATCAGCAGCGCGGCGGTGGCCGCGAGGGCCTTGCGTCTGATCCGTTGTGCGGTGGTGTTCGTTCTCAAGAGCGCTCCTCGCACAGGGCCCGGCACCGGGCCGGACCGTCGGGGGGTGGTCTGCGCCGCTCGTGGGGGGTGCCATGAACATGGCATGGGCGTGCAGCTGACGGGAGCGTAGAATGGTCTGGACCACCGGTCAATAGGTCTGTACCAAAGTCGAGGTCATCCCCCGCGGACGCCCAACTCCTGCGCCAGCACCGCCGCTTGCACCCTGCTGCGCAGCTCCAGCTTCGCCAACAACCGGCTGACGTGCGTCTTCACCGTGGCCTCCGCCATCGTCAACCGTACGGCGATCTCGGCGTTGGACATCCCCTCGCCCAGACACGCCAGCACCTCCCGCTCGCGGCGGGTGAGGACGTCCACCACCGAGGGGTCGGTCCCGGCCGTCCCCCGCCGGCCGACCGAGGAGGAACGGCCGAACTCCCGGATCAGCCGGCGCGTCACGGCCGGGGCGATCACGCCCTCGCCGCGCGCCACCGTCCGCACCGCCTCCACCAACTGCGCCGCCTCGCTGTCCTTGAGCAGGAAGCCCGCCGCGCCCGCGCGCAGCGCGCCGAAGACGTAGGAGTCGAGGTCGAACGTGGTCAGCACCAACACGTCCGCCAGCCCCTCGGCCACCACCCGCTCGGTCGCCGACACCCCGTCCAGCCGCGGCATGCGCACATCCATCAACACCAGGTCCGGCCGCAGTTCACGAGCGAGCCGCACCGCCTCCTCGCCGTCGACCGCCTCCCCGACGACCTCGATGTCCGCCGCGCCGCGGAGGATGAGGACGAGCCCCGCGCGTACGGCCGACTGGTCCTCGGCGACGAGCACCCGGATGGTCATGCGCCCTTCCTTCCCCTGGAGTTCGAGTTCCCGCCGCCCTGGGCGGCGGGCCCCCCGTGGACGGGCAGCACCGCCCGCACCTCCCACACCGTCCGGCCGTCGCGCCCGGTGACCGGACCCGCCGAGAAGGAGCCGCCCAGCAGCCCCACCCGCTCCCGCATCCCGATCAGGCCGGCGCCCGACCCCGGCGCGCGGGGACTCGGCCGGCCCTGGTACGGGCTGGTGACGGTGACCGTCAGGGGGCCGCCCCCGGCCGCGTCCAGACGGACGGACACCTCGCCGGGCGCGGCGTGCTTGAGGGCGTTGGTCAACGCCTCCTGGATGATGCGGTAGGCCGCCAGTTCCACGGGCGCGGGCAGCGGCCCGCCGGGCCGCTCGTCGCGCAGTGCGAAGGACACCCCTCCGGCCGCGCCGTGTCTCCGGGCGTGTTCCACCAGTGCGTCCAGGCCGTCCAACGTCGGGGCGGCGGACGGTTCCTCCTCGCCCTCCGAGCCCCGCAGCAGGCCGATGAGGCGGCGCATCTCGGCCAGCCCCTGCACGCTGTTCTCACGGATCACGGCCAGGGCCTGCCCGGTCGCGGCGCGGTCGTCGAGCGACTGCGCCGCGGTGGCGTGGATGGCGATGGCGGAGAGGTGGTTGGCCACCACGTCGTGCAACTCGCGAGCCATCCGGGCGCGTTCGGCCGTGACGGCCTGGACGCGGTCCATCTCCGCGAGCAGGGCGGTCTGCTCGGCCCGCAACCGTTCGGCGACGGCCCGGTCGCGGTGGTCGCGGACGACGACTCCGGTGAAGGCCGGACCGGCCCAGACCAGTCCTCCCAGGAGGCCGGCGGTGAGCGCCTCGGGCACGCCCTGGACGAGGAGCGCGGTGGCGGTGCCGGCGGCTGTGAGCAGGACACCGACTCCGGGCACCCTGCGGGCCGTGCTCGACGGGCCGTAGAGCACCGCCGCGTAGACGACGTCGCCGAACATCAGCAGCGTGGCCAGCAGCGAGCCGAGCGCCAGGTCGACGGCGAGCGCCGCCGTCGCCACCCACAGGGCCCAGGGCTGGGCGATTCGGCGCAGCAGCTCCGCGGCGCACATCGCGACCAGCGGTGCCAGGCAGAGGGCGGGCGGTCGTCCGCCGCCGGAGAACGCGGTGGGCAGCCCCAACCGCCACTGCGCCAGACCGCCCAGCAGCCCGGCGACGGCGATCAGCACGTCGTCGCGGTGCGGGCGGGGCAGAGGGGGACGAACGCTCACACCACCATCCAACACGTCCCGACGGAGCCCGTGCCTCCGCACGACGGGCGGCGCGCGGAGCGGGAGGTACATCGAAGGATGCAGCGCGGAATCGTCGCGGCGGGCGACGCCGCGGGGCGGTACGGCGACGACGCTGGAGGGAGAGAGCGAAGGGAGCCGATCCCCGTGGTCGTCACACTGATCATCGCCTGCGAGGTGGCCTTCTGGGTGCTGTTGGTCGCCGGACTGGCCCTGCGCTACCCGGCGCGGAAACCACGTCTGGGCGCCGCCGTGCTGCTGTGCGAGCCGGTGCTGGAGCTGGTGCTGCTGGCGGCCACCGCCGTCGATCTGCGCAACGGCGCCGAGGGCGACTGGACGCACGGCCTGGCGGCCGTCTACATCGGCTTCACCGTGGCCTACGGCCACTCCGTGGTCAAGTGGGCCGACGGGCACTTCGCCCACCGCTTCGCGGGCGGCCCGCCACCGGTGAAGCCCCCGAGGTACGGGATGCCGCGGGCCGTCCACGAGTGGAAGATGTGCGGCCGCTCGGTGCTCGGCGCGGTGATCGCCATGGCGCTGCTCGAGGGCGCGATCCGGTACGTCGGGGACGCCGGGCGGAGCGAGTCGTTGGCGCAGTGGCAGGCCAGGATGCTCCTCGTCATCGGGATCAGCGTGGTCATCGGGATCAGCTACACGATCTGGCCGAAGAAGGACCCCGGCGGCTCCTCCGCGCCGGCCCGGGAGCCGTCCGAGGGCGCCCGGACGGCCGGCACGCGGACGGTGTCCCGGCGCTGAGGCCGCCCGCCGCCGGCCGTTCCCCACTCCCGCGCCGGCAGGGCCGGACCCGGAGGTTCCGGGCCTCCGGCCCCGCCGACGGTGGTGGGACGGAGGGCCCGCGTGGTGTCAGCGGTTCTCGCCGGGCACCCACAGGACGTCGCCGTTCTCCTTGTTCGCCGTCCTCGCCAGGATGAACAGCAGGTCCGACAGCCGGTTGAGGTAGGTGGCGGTCAGCCGGTTCATGCTCTCGCCGTGCTCCTGGAGCGCCGCCCACGTCGAACGCTCGGCACGCCGGACGACCGTGCACGCCTGGTGGAGCAGGGCCGCTCCGGGGGTGCCGCCGGGGAGGATGAAGCTGCGCAGCTTCTCCAGGTCGGCCAGGAAGCGGTCGCAGTCCGCCTCCAGTCGGTCGATGTAGCTCTGTTCCACCCGCAGCGGCGGGTACTTCGGGTTCTCGACCACCGGAGTGGCGAGGTCGGCGCCCACGTCGAACAGGTCGTTCTGCACGCGGACCAGGACCTTGACGACCTCCTCGGGCAGGCCCCCCAGCGCGATGGCCACTCCGAGCGCGGCGTTGGCCTCGTTGGCGTCGGCGTAGGCGGCGATGCGGGAGTCGGTCTTGGCGGTGCGGCTCATGTCGCCCAGGGCGGTGGTGCCGTCGTCGCCGGTGCGCGTGTAGATGCGTGTCAGATTGACCATGGGCCGAGCCTAGTCACGCCCGGGCGGGGCGGGAGGGAGGTGTGCCCACCGTCACGGAGCCGGCCGTCACGGCCTCGCCCCGCCCGGCCGGGCGGGGGCCAACTGCGCGCGCGGGCGCGCCGGATGACCCGCCCGAGTGTGATGTCCGCCATGTGAGACGTGACGCGCATCTCTTCCCGACCCACCGGGCCCTCGCGGACGCTAGGGTCCGCCTCAGAGCCGTATCGTCAAGCCGCAGAGGGGACTCACGTGGCCAGGAAGCTTGCCGTCGTCGGAGCCGGACTCATGGGATCGGGCATCGCCCAGGTCTCCGCCCAGGCCGGGTGGGACGTGGTGCTGCGCGACATCACCGACCAGGCGCTGACCCGGGGCACGGACGGCATCAAGGCCTCGTACGACAAGTTCGTCTCCAAGGGGAAGCTCACCGCCGAGGAGGCCGAGGCCGCCCTCGGCCGCATCACCACGACCACCGACCTCGACGCGGCCGCCGACGCGGACATCGTGGTCGAGGCCGTCTTCGAACGGATCGACGTCAAGCAGGAGATCTTCCGCACGCTCGACGGACTGGTCGGGGACGAGACCGTCCTGGCCTCCAACACCTCCGCCATCCCGATCACCAAGATCGCGGCGGCGACGCGACGGCCCGAACGGGTCGTGGGCACGCACTTCTTCTCGCCCGTGCCGATGATGCGGCTGTGCGAGCTGGTGCGCGGCCACAAGACCAGCGACGAGACCCTGGCCGCCGCCCGGGAGTTCGCCGAGGGCGTGGGCAAGACCTGCATCGTCGTCAACCGCGATGTCGCCGGCTTCGTCACCACCCGACTGATCTC carries:
- a CDS encoding sensor histidine kinase, translating into MSVRPPLPRPHRDDVLIAVAGLLGGLAQWRLGLPTAFSGGGRPPALCLAPLVAMCAAELLRRIAQPWALWVATAALAVDLALGSLLATLLMFGDVVYAAVLYGPSSTARRVPGVGVLLTAAGTATALLVQGVPEALTAGLLGGLVWAGPAFTGVVVRDHRDRAVAERLRAEQTALLAEMDRVQAVTAERARMARELHDVVANHLSAIAIHATAAQSLDDRAATGQALAVIRENSVQGLAEMRRLIGLLRGSEGEEEPSAAPTLDGLDALVEHARRHGAAGGVSFALRDERPGGPLPAPVELAAYRIIQEALTNALKHAAPGEVSVRLDAAGGGPLTVTVTSPYQGRPSPRAPGSGAGLIGMRERVGLLGGSFSAGPVTGRDGRTVWEVRAVLPVHGGPAAQGGGNSNSRGRKGA
- a CDS encoding 3-hydroxybutyryl-CoA dehydrogenase; the encoded protein is MARKLAVVGAGLMGSGIAQVSAQAGWDVVLRDITDQALTRGTDGIKASYDKFVSKGKLTAEEAEAALGRITTTTDLDAAADADIVVEAVFERIDVKQEIFRTLDGLVGDETVLASNTSAIPITKIAAATRRPERVVGTHFFSPVPMMRLCELVRGHKTSDETLAAAREFAEGVGKTCIVVNRDVAGFVTTRLISALVVEAAKLHESGVATAEDIDTACKLGFGHAMGPLATADLTGVDILLHATENIYTESQDEKFAPPESMRRMVDAGDIGRKSGQGFYRY
- a CDS encoding cob(I)yrinic acid a,c-diamide adenosyltransferase: MVNLTRIYTRTGDDGTTALGDMSRTAKTDSRIAAYADANEANAALGVAIALGGLPEEVVKVLVRVQNDLFDVGADLATPVVENPKYPPLRVEQSYIDRLEADCDRFLADLEKLRSFILPGGTPGAALLHQACTVVRRAERSTWAALQEHGESMNRLTATYLNRLSDLLFILARTANKENGDVLWVPGENR
- a CDS encoding response regulator, producing the protein MTIRVLVAEDQSAVRAGLVLILRGAADIEVVGEAVDGEEAVRLARELRPDLVLMDVRMPRLDGVSATERVVAEGLADVLVLTTFDLDSYVFGALRAGAAGFLLKDSEAAQLVEAVRTVARGEGVIAPAVTRRLIREFGRSSSVGRRGTAGTDPSVVDVLTRREREVLACLGEGMSNAEIAVRLTMAEATVKTHVSRLLAKLELRSRVQAAVLAQELGVRGG